The following is a genomic window from Pelobacter seleniigenes DSM 18267.
CTTCCTGAGCAAAGCTGTCACCCTGCAGCCCTCCGCTGAGGCCTGGCATCTGCTGGCCGAGGCGCAGATTGGGGAAGGTCAGTTGAAGCAGGCCTACAAAAGCCTCTCCGCAGGGCTGGCGTTGGCGGAAGATGATATCGACCTGTTGTTCTCCCTTGGCGACCTGTACCTGGAAGAGAACCGCAATGCCGAAGCCTTGACCACTTATCAGAAGATCATTGACCTTGATCCCGGGGAGATCGATGCCTGGGTGAGCAAAGCCATGGCCTATGTTAATGTCGACGATTTGGAGGCTGCCGAGCAGACCTGCCGTCAGGCTTTGGAGATCGCTCCGGATTCGGCCTTTGCCCTCAACGCCCTTGGCGATATCTGTGTCAATCTAGGGCGCATCGATGAAGCGCTGAGTTGTTTTCAGCAGGCCGGGGAGATCGATCCTGAAGACCCCCAGCCACTGTTGAGCCTGGCCGATCTTTATTACGAACGGGAGGATCTGGAACAGGCGGAACAGTACTGCCTCAAGGGGCTTAAACTTGATGCCGGTCTTCCCGGCGGCTATCTGACTCTCGGTTATATCTGTCTTGACCAGGATCGAACCCAGGAAGCAGTTGATCACTTTCAGCAGTTCCTGCGCTTGGAACAGAGCCCGGCCGCCAAACAGCTGCGCGAGGAGGTCGCCGCTGTGATCGATGGGCTGAAGTAAGAGCTCTTCTGGCTGGTTTGACATGGCCGGCCGGTCAGGGGACCGCCGGCCATGTTGTTTTCTTCCCTCTCTTGCTTTGACGTGCAAATATGAATCTGTCTGCTGAAATTCGCAATACCGCTCTGTTTAGCTGCGGTGCGGCCCTGCTTGCCTTCGGGGTGGTGTTGTTTCTTGCCCCTAATCGGATCGCTACCGGCGGTACTGCGGGGATCGCCATCTTACTCAATTATCTCCTGGCCGTGCCGATCGGGGTGCTGATGCTGGCGGTTAATCTGCCCCTGCTGGCTCTGGGCTGGCGCATGCTCGGCCGGGCTTTTGCCCTCCGTTCCGTGGTTGCTATCTTCCTCTGTTCATTTTTTGTCGATCTGTTTCGTGAATATCTTCAGCTTGCCGCGGTCAGCCACAATACCCTGCTTGCAACAGTTTACGGCGGGATTGCTATCGGGGTAGGGGTCGGTCTGATGCTGCGTGGCAATGCTTCTGCCGGTGGCACGACCATCATTGCCAGACTGGTTGCAGCTAAAGCGAATTTTAAGGCCGGGCAGGTCATCCTGTTTTGTGATTTTCTGATTATCTTTTCTGCCGGGATTGTCTTTCATGATATTGAACGGGCCCTGTGGAGTCTGATCAGTATCTATGTCACGGCGAAATGTATCGACATGATTCTGACCGGGGCCCTGTCGGAGAAAGTGGTTCATATCACCTCCCATCAGGTTGAGCTGCTGGGGCGCAAGATCGTTGATCAGCTGGGCCCCTATGGTACCATCGTCACCGGCACCGGCTTGGCCGAAGGCGAGCATAAAACCATGATCTTTGTGACAGTTGAAGCCCGTCGGATTACGGTGCTGCGCGATATTATCCGTAACCACGACCCAGAGGCTTTTATGGTGGTCATGGATGCGGCGGAGATGCTTGGCCGCGGGCATGGTGCCAGGCCATAACCTGAACTGCTTTTTATTGCTTCCTGCCTGGTCATGCACCACTGGCCAGCAGGGTTGAACGACTGTCGGTCACAAATACGAGGGTTCTTTGATGGGAATTGCTGCTGATATTGTGGTGATTGTCGTGGCGGCGCTGGGCGGAGCCCTGGTGGCTCAAAAGTTGCGTCAGCCGCTGGTGCTCGGTTATATCCTGGCCGGAGTGGTGATTGGACCGTTTACCGGTGGCGTCGTCAGCGATGCCCACATGGTCGAGCAACTGGCTGAGATCGGGGTTGCGCTGTTGTTGTTTGCCCTGGGCTTGGAATTTTCCATCAGGGAACTGAAACCCGTCAAATTTGTTGCCCTGCTCGGGGGCCCGCTGCAGATTCTTCTGACCCTGGCTTACGGTTATTATGTTGGGCGCTACCTGGACTGGGGGGCGGGCGCCTCCCTGTGGCTCGGTGGCCTGGTTTCGCTGTCCAGCACCATGGTCATCCTCAAAACCCTGATGGCGCAGGGGCGGCTTGGTACTTTATCGAGCCGGGTTATGATCGGTATCCTGATTGTCCAGGATCTGGCGGTCGTCCCTTTATTGATTCTTCTTCCCCAGGTGACTAACCCGGCCGCCGGGTTGCCGATGCTTGGTGTCGCGGTCCTCAAATCGATTGTTTTCCTGGCTGTTATGCTGCTGATCGGGACCCGCCTGTTGCCGTGGCTGCTGGCGGTGATCGCGCGTTGGAATTCGCGGGAATTGTTTCTGCTTTCCATTACCACCATTGGCCTGGGGATCGGTTATGCGACCTATCTGGCCGGTCTCTCCTTCGCCTTCGGTGCTTTTGTCGCCGGGATGGTCCTCAGTGAGTCCGATTATGGTAATCAGGCCCTGAGTGACATCATCCCGTTGCGTGACCTGTTCGGACTGCTGTTCTTTACCTCGGTCGGTATGCTGCTCGATCCTTCCTTCCTGATCCAGCATTGGCGTGGGGTCGTCCAACTGGTGGTTCTGGTCGCCCTGGGCAAAGGGTTGATCATGACCACCACGGTGCGGGCCTTCGGTTATGGCAATGTCATCCCCCTGGCGGTTGGCTTGACCATGTTTCAGATCGGTGAATTCTCTTTTGTCCTCGGTCAGGTTGGTTATGATGGCGGATTTTTGAATGCAGACCAGTATTCCTCTATCCTGGCTGCGACCATCCTGAGCATGCTGATGACCCCGTTATTGTCAGGTTTGACAGCTCCCCTGTACGGATTAAAAAAACGTTACCTGGGCGGCGATCAGCTGGAAACTGTTAACCTCCCGGCTGAAGGGCTGCATCGTCACGTGGTTATTGCCGGCGGCGGCCAGGTCGGTCAATATGTGGCACAGATCCTTACCCGCCTTCAGGTGTCTTTTGTGGTGATTGAACTTGGCCATCAGGCAATGGAAGAATGCAAACGGTATGGCTATCCGGCGATCTATGGCGATGCCGCCCAACCGGTGGTTCTTGAGGCCGCCAACCTGGCTGGAGCGCAACAGTTGTTGCTGACCATCCCGGATATCACCACCACCGAAGCTGTGGTCAGACAAGCCCGGATCATGGCTCCGGGGATCAGTATCGTGGCACGCTCGGTCGGTGCCGAGCAGATGAAAGCACTTTATCAGGATGGGGTGTCCATGGTCATCTTGCCGGAGTTGGAAGCAGGGCTGGAAATTGCCCGGCAGGCATTGTTGAATCTCAAGATTCCCCTGCCGGTGATTCAGGAATTTACCGATTCTGCCCGACGGGACAACTACCAGCGAGAGTCATTACTGGAAGCAGATCTGCGCACCATGCAGTTGCTGAAGAATGCCAGAGATCTGCTGGAGTTGACTTGGGAAGAGCTGGCCGAACAGAGTCTGTTGGTCGGTCACAGTATCAGGGATCTTAATATCCGACAAATGACCGGGGCCTCGGTCGTGGGGGTGTTGCGCACGGGACAGTTTATTGCCAACCCGCCTGCTGATTTTATTTTCAGGGCCGGCGATATCGTGGCACTGATGGGGCGGAGTTTGCAGGCCGGACAGGATGCAGGCTCGGACACTGGCGCGTGAACGGATCCGATGATAACGCAAAAAGCCACCGAGACATAACGGTGGCTTTTTGACAGCAGGTATCCGAAGAAATTGCTTACTTTTTCTTTTTCCCGGCGGCGGCGCGTTTTGCTGCTTTCAACGGGTTGACGCGAACGTCGTTCGATTTGAGATCGACTTTTTTGTGCGTTGCAAAATTGCACAGACCGGTCGCCCATTTTGTCGAAGGTTGCGGATACGAGGTACAGACCTCACCGATAGATCCTTTGACAATCCGCTCACAGCCTTGGCATTGTTCAACAACGACTTGACAGCTGCCACCTTCAGCGGAACAACCGCTCTTTTTCCAGAAGGTACACTCGGTACCGGGGAGAACTGTTTCGCACTGCATCTTCTATTCCTCCTAGCTTTATGCTTGGGTCAAATTCAGAACGCCTAGTAATAGCGAATTTGCTTTTTTGAGTCAACGGTTTTTTAATGACTTTTCGCGCCGGTTCTGAACAATAAGTGGTCACCGGCTGGAAAACAACTCCCGGTTGAGCTGGACGATGCCGATTGCGCTCAACATAATCCCGGCCAGGGTCAGTAACGGGATGGTAAAACTCCCGGTTAAATCATAAAAATATCCGGCTAGAAGCGGAGCGACAGCGCCGGGAATATTGGCCGAAAACAGCCAGCCATAAATGGTTCCGACTTTTTCCGCGCCCCAGGTTCTGGCTACCGAGCCGGCATATATGACTAGAACTCCACCATAATTAAACCCGGTCAGTGCCGCAAACAGCTGCAGCCCGCCGGCTGAGGTCAGGATAAACGGGGAGGCGAACAGCAGAACTGCCTGGGCCAGCAGGTTCAGTTGAATCATTGCCGCGCTGCTGAAGCGGTCGAACAGGCTGCCCCAGAGGACGCGACCGACCGCATTGGCTATGGCGAAGAAAGAGACCGCACTGACGCCGCTCAACAGGCTGGCCGATCGGTACAGTTCCTTGATGTTGGCGTTGACGGCAAAGCCGGCGGCCAGCCCGGTGAACATGGCAAAGTAAAGGATGACAAAGCGCCGGTCGGTCAAAACCCGGCTGAATTGAAAGCTGATTTTTGCGGACTGATTGAAATTCGGTGGATTGAGCATGAAAAATCCGGAAAAGATGATCAGTGCCGCAAAGGCAAAGCCCAGGTAGCCGAACAACTGAAACGGAGTGGCGCCGTGCTTGAGAAAGAACCCGCCAGCATAGCTGACCAATGCTGCACCGCCGCCGAAACCGGCCACAGCGACCCCGGTCACCAGCCCCTTGTTATTGGGAAACCATTTGATGCAGGTGGAAATCGGGACAATATAGGCGATTCCAGCGCCGATTCCGGCAATAAGCCCGTTGCCAAGGATGGTCAACAGAAAATTCTGGCCACCGAAGGACGAGAGAATCCAACCGCTGCCGAACAGCAACCCGCCGCTCATGGTGGAGAAGCGGGGGCCGAAGCGATCGACCAAAGCCCCGGAAAAAATCATTGTTGCCGGAAAAACGAAGTAAAAAACCGAAAATGGAATCTGGGCTTGAGCCTGGGATATTTCCGTTAAGAGCCTGATCGGCTGGACATAAACAGACCAGGAATAGGTTGCTCCAAGACAGACCTGCATAAGCAGGGCGGAGACAATGATCATCAGGCGCATGAGAACCTCTCTCGAGTGGCAGGTTGTCGAAAAAATCGATCCTGGAACTTTCCCCGGCACGGTAGGGAAAATGCGCTTTCCCCGCCTCGCAAAAGCAATAAATTTGAGAGTCGCTGTTGATTCGGAGCGCCCATCCATGACCGTGGAGGCTGTTTTTCGGCAGATTGTCAGGAGGTGCTCTTGCTCAAAAACCAATTATCGTGTTGAATAGGTGATTCTGTCATGTTTCATGAGATAGAATGATGATTCTCTGGTCCGACCAGATTAGGGTTGTTTGTTCCCCTTGTCAACTGCTCTTGCACCAATAGTTTGTCGGCGGACTTGGTTTATTGATACGTGTTTTCCTCTTTCCCGGGTTATAAATAATGAAAAGAACAACCGCTAACCAGTTGGAAATATTGGCCGATTGGGAATCCATCTGCGAGCGCTGTGGTCGCTGCTGCTATGAAAAATACGAATCCCGCGGGAAAATTATTTATACGTCCACCCCTTGCCGATATCTAGACAAAAGCAGCGGTTTTTGTAGGATTTACCCGCGCCGCTCCCAGGTCCATCCGGATTGTGCACGGCTGACTCCGGAGTTGGTGGCCGCCGGGATTCTTCCGGCCGACTGTCCGTACGTCAAGGATATTGAAGATTATCCCGCACCGATTCTTAGAACACCGGCTAAGACTACCGGGAAAGCGCCGCGCTGATTTTGGTGCGCGGTTGATTATGCTATGATTGT
Proteins encoded in this region:
- a CDS encoding tetratricopeptide repeat protein, coding for MDTEDLLEQGSRALDNGDYRAANGFLSKAVTLQPSAEAWHLLAEAQIGEGQLKQAYKSLSAGLALAEDDIDLLFSLGDLYLEENRNAEALTTYQKIIDLDPGEIDAWVSKAMAYVNVDDLEAAEQTCRQALEIAPDSAFALNALGDICVNLGRIDEALSCFQQAGEIDPEDPQPLLSLADLYYEREDLEQAEQYCLKGLKLDAGLPGGYLTLGYICLDQDRTQEAVDHFQQFLRLEQSPAAKQLREEVAAVIDGLK
- a CDS encoding YitT family protein, coding for MNLSAEIRNTALFSCGAALLAFGVVLFLAPNRIATGGTAGIAILLNYLLAVPIGVLMLAVNLPLLALGWRMLGRAFALRSVVAIFLCSFFVDLFREYLQLAAVSHNTLLATVYGGIAIGVGVGLMLRGNASAGGTTIIARLVAAKANFKAGQVILFCDFLIIFSAGIVFHDIERALWSLISIYVTAKCIDMILTGALSEKVVHITSHQVELLGRKIVDQLGPYGTIVTGTGLAEGEHKTMIFVTVEARRITVLRDIIRNHDPEAFMVVMDAAEMLGRGHGARP
- a CDS encoding cation:proton antiporter, with translation MGIAADIVVIVVAALGGALVAQKLRQPLVLGYILAGVVIGPFTGGVVSDAHMVEQLAEIGVALLLFALGLEFSIRELKPVKFVALLGGPLQILLTLAYGYYVGRYLDWGAGASLWLGGLVSLSSTMVILKTLMAQGRLGTLSSRVMIGILIVQDLAVVPLLILLPQVTNPAAGLPMLGVAVLKSIVFLAVMLLIGTRLLPWLLAVIARWNSRELFLLSITTIGLGIGYATYLAGLSFAFGAFVAGMVLSESDYGNQALSDIIPLRDLFGLLFFTSVGMLLDPSFLIQHWRGVVQLVVLVALGKGLIMTTTVRAFGYGNVIPLAVGLTMFQIGEFSFVLGQVGYDGGFLNADQYSSILAATILSMLMTPLLSGLTAPLYGLKKRYLGGDQLETVNLPAEGLHRHVVIAGGGQVGQYVAQILTRLQVSFVVIELGHQAMEECKRYGYPAIYGDAAQPVVLEAANLAGAQQLLLTIPDITTTEAVVRQARIMAPGISIVARSVGAEQMKALYQDGVSMVILPELEAGLEIARQALLNLKIPLPVIQEFTDSARRDNYQRESLLEADLRTMQLLKNARDLLELTWEELAEQSLLVGHSIRDLNIRQMTGASVVGVLRTGQFIANPPADFIFRAGDIVALMGRSLQAGQDAGSDTGA
- a CDS encoding PxxKW family cysteine-rich protein, coding for MQCETVLPGTECTFWKKSGCSAEGGSCQVVVEQCQGCERIVKGSIGEVCTSYPQPSTKWATGLCNFATHKKVDLKSNDVRVNPLKAAKRAAAGKKKK
- a CDS encoding MFS transporter, whose translation is MRLMIIVSALLMQVCLGATYSWSVYVQPIRLLTEISQAQAQIPFSVFYFVFPATMIFSGALVDRFGPRFSTMSGGLLFGSGWILSSFGGQNFLLTILGNGLIAGIGAGIAYIVPISTCIKWFPNNKGLVTGVAVAGFGGGAALVSYAGGFFLKHGATPFQLFGYLGFAFAALIIFSGFFMLNPPNFNQSAKISFQFSRVLTDRRFVILYFAMFTGLAAGFAVNANIKELYRSASLLSGVSAVSFFAIANAVGRVLWGSLFDRFSSAAMIQLNLLAQAVLLFASPFILTSAGGLQLFAALTGFNYGGVLVIYAGSVARTWGAEKVGTIYGWLFSANIPGAVAPLLAGYFYDLTGSFTIPLLTLAGIMLSAIGIVQLNRELFSSR